In Polynucleobacter arcticus, the following proteins share a genomic window:
- a CDS encoding diguanylate phosphodiesterase, translated as MSPKSRLYTLVKAWKNKPFQEVRDACGQPWLGLSGEALEEHQSWSQRQTISNEPIFNAQGTKLTSSLFRPLLTATDTQLLRFFMEGLDTITYWYRSGRFIPGILPIPARHLASSDFIDALSDLILNLRLPVGLVTLGVHKLDDEDSIDSCVDGLLRLRRLGALIHLLDFAGTNTQIRWIEKLEPEGMHIEMGQFRVDGLPGEIVSLGQQFQAEIYAGNITLVQDLENASALGTNHIYGGLVMPPVSRHQMLHISDSRIAKAIFSLHPHKNQNGDK; from the coding sequence CTTGGCTTGGTCTAAGCGGCGAAGCGCTTGAAGAACACCAATCCTGGTCCCAACGACAAACGATTAGCAACGAACCCATCTTTAATGCACAAGGAACGAAACTGACGAGCTCTTTATTTAGACCATTACTGACCGCTACCGATACCCAACTCCTCAGATTTTTTATGGAGGGTTTAGACACAATCACGTATTGGTACCGAAGCGGTCGCTTTATTCCAGGCATCTTACCCATTCCTGCGCGGCATCTGGCATCAAGTGACTTTATAGATGCATTGAGTGACCTCATTCTGAATTTACGACTCCCAGTTGGTCTTGTTACTTTAGGGGTACACAAGCTCGATGATGAAGATTCGATAGATTCCTGCGTTGATGGTCTACTTCGCTTGCGTCGACTTGGCGCCTTAATCCATCTTCTCGATTTTGCTGGGACCAATACGCAAATCCGCTGGATTGAGAAATTAGAGCCCGAAGGAATGCATATCGAGATGGGGCAATTCCGAGTCGATGGTTTACCGGGCGAAATAGTTTCTCTTGGCCAGCAATTTCAGGCAGAAATTTATGCCGGCAACATTACTCTGGTCCAAGATTTAGAAAACGCTAGCGCATTAGGGACAAATCACATCTATGGCGGGCTCGTCATGCCGCCAGTGAGTCGCCATCAAATGCTTCACATAAGCGATAGCCGAATCGCTAAAGCCATTTTTTCGCTGCACCCTCATAAAAACCAAAACGGAGACAAGTAA
- a CDS encoding response regulator transcription factor, with amino-acid sequence MRKRVMLVDDHPAMLMALKSMLQDQLLFEIVGQAQNGEECLRSIKEVNPSMVILDLDMPKTDGFDVIRRIGLMHPEVRILVLSSLDEAVYGGRVRSLGAHGFVNKTAGADVILAACVAITQGYTFFTHGKNGNTSLSDNDKLALISDRELQVMKYLGKGNTNQQISDLLHISNKTVATYKTRVFDKLGINNIADLILFCRMNNIIES; translated from the coding sequence ATGAGAAAACGCGTGATGTTGGTAGATGACCATCCAGCGATGCTGATGGCATTGAAAAGTATGCTGCAGGACCAGTTGCTTTTTGAAATAGTAGGACAAGCACAAAACGGCGAGGAGTGTCTACGCTCCATCAAAGAAGTGAATCCCAGTATGGTGATTTTAGATTTAGATATGCCCAAGACGGATGGGTTTGATGTCATCCGCCGTATTGGCTTAATGCATCCAGAGGTTCGCATTCTGGTGCTTTCTAGCTTAGATGAGGCGGTCTATGGTGGCAGAGTCCGCTCCTTAGGCGCTCATGGCTTTGTCAATAAGACTGCTGGTGCTGATGTCATCCTGGCTGCATGTGTTGCTATCACACAGGGGTACACGTTTTTCACTCATGGGAAAAATGGCAATACCTCGTTGAGTGACAACGACAAACTCGCCCTAATTTCTGATCGCGAATTACAAGTGATGAAGTATCTTGGTAAAGGCAATACCAATCAGCAGATATCGGACCTACTTCACATTAGCAATAAGACCGTAGCAACCTATAAGACCAGAGTCTTTGACAAACTGGGTATTAACAATATTGCTGATTTGATCTTGTTCTGCCGCATGAACAATATTATCGAAAGCTAA
- a CDS encoding response regulator: MHRFILKNVLSIYCIASGLAYAGPFNATEQLWIDAHPVVRFSIHEKYAPYLAQSTQSQEAGIFRLLLSKIEKCTRQQFVPVWRKTDSEGLKQLRKGEVDFIIDPPEINDRILQFSSLSEAIFWGQDAIVTNRSSNLDLPKLKIGYFDRGFEKAPANSYRNHQESHAPKSLIQSLIKNDIEALVMPIRLARQLMQESPNSDLKIDGLYSRNPFAYHWLISDQNAPLHEVLTHFLGDLDPITSRKLFAFDEMQSPTNGAMLPWLSTIFIFMIGGVLFCQLQRKYHYQKQAAIELQRSKDLADKANAAKSAFLATMSHEIRTPMNAILGVQELLLGSAQFPKKDKSLLKSAQASAESLLGMLNQVLDISKIEAGKLILNPEPCNPHQLVMDIHAAFSIVAKKQNLSLHTSIDPRIAEVLMIDSLRLRQVLQNLLSNAVKFTTQGEIYLSIIVLADDHAGQLLEFRVIDTGVGMGSEQIELALQAFEQLPKSSESSICDQTRGTGLGLTITNHLVNSMNSHLYFESALGFGSNVHFAVAFPRTTIAASQVTFFDSLTPSTSKLISKRTGEQNRILSALIVEDHPASRQILSLQLKALGINTRVCENATVALECIREHHFDLMLTDQSMPSMQGSDLAKQIRSSGNRDLIIIGVTADIYALDSRNQFLSSGMNSVLIKPLSIGALENELMRYFESSQNLANTDEAYSFDIFSNLIQDDPHQIIVILEEIEKVHLEILSEISSITNMNLIDEAHFQSFVHKVKGGAQLLKASAFIKACNNLSDSGPLQERIEVFIKILEEQNQIIETYKNQYRQ; encoded by the coding sequence ATGCATCGATTCATATTAAAAAATGTCCTGTCCATTTACTGCATTGCTTCAGGCCTAGCTTATGCTGGCCCGTTTAATGCTACAGAACAATTATGGATCGATGCTCATCCCGTAGTGCGATTTAGTATTCATGAAAAGTATGCTCCCTATTTAGCGCAATCAACTCAATCACAGGAGGCAGGGATATTCAGACTCCTGCTATCTAAAATTGAAAAATGTACTCGGCAACAATTTGTACCGGTGTGGAGAAAAACAGATTCGGAGGGTCTAAAACAACTGCGTAAAGGTGAGGTAGATTTCATCATCGATCCACCGGAGATAAATGATCGCATCCTACAATTTAGCTCCCTCTCTGAAGCAATCTTTTGGGGGCAGGATGCTATTGTCACTAATAGATCCAGCAACCTTGACTTACCCAAGCTCAAAATTGGGTACTTCGATCGAGGCTTTGAAAAAGCGCCTGCTAACAGCTATCGCAATCACCAAGAGAGCCATGCTCCCAAGAGCCTAATTCAATCTCTGATAAAGAATGATATCGAGGCGCTGGTCATGCCTATTCGCTTAGCCCGGCAACTGATGCAAGAATCTCCAAATTCTGATCTGAAAATAGATGGCCTGTACAGCCGTAATCCGTTTGCTTATCACTGGCTTATCTCAGATCAAAATGCACCTTTGCATGAAGTGCTGACCCACTTTTTAGGCGACCTAGATCCCATTACTTCACGCAAACTGTTTGCATTTGATGAGATGCAATCCCCGACGAACGGAGCAATGCTACCCTGGCTCAGCACTATTTTCATCTTCATGATTGGCGGAGTCTTGTTTTGCCAGCTCCAAAGAAAGTATCACTATCAAAAACAAGCTGCCATCGAATTACAACGCTCAAAAGATTTAGCTGATAAGGCTAATGCCGCAAAGTCTGCTTTTCTGGCAACCATGAGTCATGAAATTCGCACCCCAATGAATGCCATCCTTGGGGTACAAGAACTTCTACTGGGTAGTGCGCAATTTCCTAAAAAAGATAAATCACTTTTAAAGAGTGCTCAAGCCTCTGCCGAATCTCTTTTAGGCATGTTGAACCAGGTATTGGATATTTCTAAAATTGAGGCGGGTAAGCTCATCCTCAATCCAGAGCCCTGTAATCCCCATCAATTAGTAATGGATATTCATGCTGCATTCTCAATCGTAGCTAAAAAACAAAATTTGTCACTCCATACTTCGATTGATCCGAGGATCGCCGAAGTTTTAATGATTGACTCATTACGTCTACGTCAAGTTTTACAAAATTTGTTAAGTAACGCCGTTAAATTCACCACCCAAGGCGAGATTTACCTCTCGATCATTGTTCTTGCTGATGATCATGCAGGGCAACTTCTTGAGTTTAGAGTAATTGATACTGGAGTGGGTATGGGAAGCGAGCAAATTGAACTAGCCCTTCAAGCATTTGAGCAGTTACCCAAATCATCAGAGTCCTCTATTTGTGACCAAACGAGAGGGACAGGCCTGGGACTTACCATCACTAACCATTTAGTAAATTCGATGAACAGCCACCTCTACTTTGAAAGTGCTCTGGGCTTTGGTAGCAACGTTCATTTTGCGGTAGCCTTTCCTAGAACCACCATAGCTGCCTCGCAGGTAACTTTTTTTGACTCTCTGACTCCATCCACAAGCAAGTTAATCTCTAAAAGAACTGGGGAGCAGAATCGCATTCTGAGTGCGCTAATAGTTGAGGATCATCCAGCAAGTCGCCAAATTTTATCGCTGCAATTAAAGGCGCTTGGAATTAATACCCGTGTCTGTGAAAATGCTACTGTGGCACTAGAATGCATAAGAGAACATCATTTTGATCTCATGCTGACAGATCAGTCTATGCCTAGTATGCAAGGCTCTGACTTAGCCAAACAAATCCGCTCCTCTGGCAATCGCGACTTAATCATTATTGGCGTGACGGCAGATATATACGCCCTAGATTCTCGTAATCAATTTTTGTCATCCGGCATGAATAGCGTACTCATTAAGCCACTCAGCATAGGTGCACTTGAGAATGAGCTAATGCGCTATTTCGAATCCAGCCAAAATCTTGCCAATACTGATGAGGCTTATTCTTTTGATATCTTCTCAAATCTCATCCAAGACGATCCCCATCAAATTATTGTGATTTTGGAAGAAATTGAAAAGGTTCATTTGGAAATTTTGAGTGAAATAAGCTCTATTACCAATATGAACCTCATTGATGAAGCTCACTTTCAGAGCTTTGTTCATAAGGTCAAAGGTGGGGCTCAATTACTAAAAGCCTCTGCGTTTATCAAAGCTTGCAACAATTTGTCGGATAGCGGACCCCTACAGGAACGAATTGAAGTATTCATCAAAATCCTAGAAGAGCAGAACCAGATTATCGAGACTTATAAAAATCAATATCGGCAGTAA
- the dacB gene encoding D-alanyl-D-alanine carboxypeptidase/D-alanyl-D-alanine endopeptidase — MRTSTFPLFLKLLIAVSGGLLIAVQAHSSNVVNPESLQYIPKTVAASLEKNQIPRDAISISVVEIESGRPGKITAKTELDWRSQQAMNPASTMKLITTLAGLDILGPQYRWRTNIYTDGFIRQATLKGNLYLQGTGDPKLIPEELAKMMRALQSLGIQKIDGDLIFDRSAYAPSVMEHNTIDGESLRAYNVPPDPLLYAFRTLSFQIGKSRTADFIDISYTPPLSQFRVINQMQLVDQSCDNWKSNIRFNLDPEVDGSSNNQLLNAQFSGSFPSACKGVSYNVVALDANTFLTQGFSAAWELAGGTWVKAPRGKSGTVPLAARLLLQFEGIPLADDVQDINKYSNNVMARQLMLTLALQKMGKPATTENGELVIQSWLKDLGLQFSGLVIENGSGLSRNEAISAAHLNQLLVSARNLSVADTFYNSLPIAGTDGTMKNRLMAHLRKFLHLKKKPEARIKTGSLADVRAISGYVMSKSGKMYAVTSFINHPNAWRGLDAHDQLLAWLLDDGPEPKQAR; from the coding sequence ATGCGTACCTCGACATTTCCTTTGTTTTTAAAATTACTGATAGCCGTATCTGGCGGTCTGCTTATTGCTGTACAAGCCCACTCTAGTAATGTAGTAAACCCAGAATCACTACAGTACATCCCCAAAACTGTTGCTGCCAGCCTAGAAAAAAACCAAATTCCTAGAGATGCAATTAGTATTTCTGTTGTAGAGATTGAATCAGGTCGCCCCGGAAAGATAACAGCCAAAACAGAATTAGACTGGCGTTCTCAGCAGGCTATGAACCCTGCTTCAACTATGAAGCTGATTACGACACTTGCTGGTCTGGATATCTTAGGACCTCAATATCGCTGGCGAACCAACATCTATACAGATGGCTTTATTCGTCAAGCTACCCTCAAGGGTAATCTGTATTTACAGGGTACGGGTGATCCAAAGCTCATTCCTGAGGAGTTAGCCAAAATGATGAGGGCCCTGCAAAGCCTGGGCATTCAAAAAATTGATGGGGATTTAATTTTTGATCGCAGTGCATACGCTCCTAGTGTGATGGAGCACAACACCATCGATGGTGAATCTTTGCGAGCCTACAATGTTCCGCCGGACCCGCTCCTGTATGCCTTTAGAACGCTCTCATTCCAGATAGGGAAATCTCGTACGGCAGACTTCATTGACATTAGCTATACGCCACCACTTTCACAATTCAGAGTAATCAACCAAATGCAGCTAGTTGATCAGTCCTGTGATAACTGGAAAAGTAATATTCGTTTTAATCTAGACCCTGAAGTAGATGGATCAAGTAACAACCAACTCCTAAATGCACAGTTCTCTGGTAGTTTTCCTAGTGCTTGCAAGGGGGTGAGCTATAACGTTGTTGCCTTGGATGCCAATACTTTCTTGACTCAGGGATTTTCTGCAGCCTGGGAATTAGCCGGCGGCACTTGGGTCAAAGCACCTCGCGGAAAGTCGGGAACCGTCCCTCTAGCAGCGCGGCTTTTATTGCAATTTGAAGGCATCCCCCTTGCAGATGACGTACAGGACATCAATAAATATTCTAATAATGTAATGGCGAGGCAGTTGATGCTGACTCTGGCTTTGCAGAAGATGGGGAAACCAGCAACGACTGAGAATGGTGAGCTTGTCATTCAAAGCTGGCTGAAAGATTTAGGTTTGCAATTTTCAGGGCTCGTGATTGAAAATGGTTCCGGCCTATCTCGCAACGAGGCCATCTCCGCAGCACATCTAAATCAATTGTTAGTATCGGCCCGCAACCTATCTGTAGCTGATACTTTTTACAATAGCTTACCGATTGCAGGTACAGACGGCACGATGAAAAATCGCCTGATGGCGCATTTACGAAAATTTTTACACCTCAAAAAAAAGCCGGAGGCCCGAATTAAAACTGGCTCCCTAGCGGATGTCAGAGCAATCTCAGGCTATGTGATGAGTAAATCTGGAAAGATGTATGCCGTTACCTCCTTTATTAACCACCCTAATGCTTGGAGAGGCTTAGATGCGCATGATCAACTATTGGCGTGGCTACTCGATGACGGACCAGAACCAAAACAGGCACGCTGA
- a CDS encoding L-threonylcarbamoyladenylate synthase, translated as MSSDSSSLQSSVVMNEAVQTLRDGGLVAFPTETVYGLGADANNPEAIKHIFTAKGRPSSHPLIVHLAAPDQFDQAKVDWMPVLAPWVRDLSEDALKLINTFWPGPLTLVFKKDKRVLTELTGGQDTVAIRAPAHPIAQELLRKFKGGVVAPSANRFGKVSPTSAADVRDEFEDLLDLMILDGGDCEVGIESTIIDLSSGDRAVLLRPGLITPNEILLKTAIKVYLPGEGDINEQDAVLPRVSGSLRAHYAPTTPLRMYASGRVLDALSEFPDMKSQVAVAVWDSDSSLSEDGHPSVHFEEVIVPSESTVFASRLYRTLRDLDQQGWDLILFPEPPAGEEWDGVRDRLQRACFGSGPSSSSHANS; from the coding sequence ATGTCCAGCGATAGTAGCTCACTGCAATCCTCTGTAGTGATGAATGAAGCAGTACAAACCTTGCGGGATGGTGGGTTAGTCGCCTTTCCAACTGAGACGGTATATGGCTTAGGGGCAGATGCGAATAACCCTGAGGCAATAAAACACATTTTTACTGCCAAAGGTAGACCGTCCAGTCACCCGCTGATTGTTCACTTGGCAGCCCCGGATCAGTTTGACCAAGCCAAAGTAGATTGGATGCCAGTGCTAGCGCCTTGGGTGAGGGATTTATCAGAAGATGCACTAAAGCTTATCAATACTTTTTGGCCGGGCCCACTCACCTTGGTCTTTAAAAAAGATAAACGGGTTTTAACTGAGTTGACAGGCGGTCAAGATACTGTAGCCATTCGGGCGCCAGCCCACCCAATTGCACAAGAATTACTCCGTAAATTTAAAGGTGGAGTGGTTGCTCCTTCGGCCAACCGATTTGGAAAAGTATCTCCAACGAGCGCGGCTGATGTTCGTGACGAGTTTGAGGACCTATTAGATCTGATGATTCTAGATGGTGGTGATTGTGAGGTAGGTATTGAGTCAACCATCATCGATTTATCATCTGGTGATCGTGCAGTCTTATTGCGACCCGGTCTGATTACCCCGAATGAGATTTTACTTAAGACGGCTATCAAAGTTTATTTGCCCGGCGAAGGTGATATCAATGAGCAGGATGCTGTTTTGCCAAGAGTATCTGGAAGTTTGCGCGCGCATTATGCTCCAACGACTCCATTAAGAATGTATGCATCAGGACGAGTTTTAGATGCGCTGAGCGAGTTTCCGGACATGAAGTCGCAAGTAGCAGTAGCAGTATGGGATTCTGACTCTTCATTGAGTGAGGATGGTCATCCTTCCGTCCATTTTGAGGAAGTGATTGTTCCTAGTGAAAGCACTGTGTTTGCAAGTCGCCTATATCGCACTTTGCGTGACTTAGATCAACAGGGCTGGGATCTGATTCTATTTCCGGAGCCGCCAGCCGGTGAGGAGTGGGATGGCGTTAGAGACCGACTTCAGCGTGCCTGTTTTGGTTCTGGTCCGTCATCGAGTAGCCACGCCAATAGTTGA
- a CDS encoding 5-(carboxyamino)imidazole ribonucleotide synthase, which produces MADFLEPILPGSYLGILGGGQLGRMFTQAAQAMGYKVCVLDPGSDSPAGSIAEKFIQADYTDSAALQEMAALCKAVSTEFENVPAQALDELESLGVFVAPRSSCVSLAQNRVAEKKFLATWKAETNIGPAPYCVVEHDADIEHVPANLFPGILKTARMGYDGKGQITVYDSANLVAAWAEFGKVPCVLEKRMDLDFEVSALVVRGYDDAVVAYPVSQNIHRDGILHTSTVPAPSLKPAQEKKIIDAAKALIRKIDYVGVLCVEFFVLKSGDIVANEIAPRPHNSGHYTMDACVSSQFEQQVRSMARLPLGDTRLLAPVSMLNLLGDLWYEGSEDQAREPAWNKVLSHPDAKLHLYGKSDPRMGRKMGHINCVGESLNQARQNCAAVALELGIEP; this is translated from the coding sequence ATGGCAGATTTTTTGGAGCCCATCTTACCGGGCTCGTATTTAGGAATATTAGGTGGCGGTCAATTGGGGCGGATGTTTACGCAGGCTGCTCAAGCAATGGGGTACAAGGTTTGCGTTCTTGATCCTGGTTCGGATAGCCCAGCCGGCTCAATCGCTGAGAAGTTTATTCAGGCTGATTACACTGACTCTGCTGCACTTCAAGAGATGGCAGCATTATGCAAAGCGGTCAGTACTGAATTTGAAAATGTCCCTGCTCAAGCTTTAGATGAGTTGGAGTCTTTGGGTGTCTTTGTAGCACCCCGAAGCAGCTGCGTATCTTTAGCTCAAAACCGGGTCGCTGAGAAAAAGTTCTTAGCTACCTGGAAAGCGGAAACCAATATTGGTCCAGCACCCTACTGTGTAGTTGAGCATGATGCCGATATTGAGCATGTTCCCGCAAATCTTTTTCCTGGTATTTTGAAAACTGCACGCATGGGTTATGACGGCAAAGGTCAAATCACTGTTTATGACTCTGCCAATCTAGTCGCTGCTTGGGCTGAATTCGGTAAGGTACCTTGCGTTCTTGAAAAGCGCATGGATTTAGATTTTGAAGTATCTGCTTTGGTAGTACGCGGCTATGATGATGCAGTTGTGGCTTATCCTGTATCTCAAAATATCCATCGCGACGGTATCTTGCATACCTCTACTGTACCGGCACCTTCACTTAAGCCCGCTCAAGAGAAAAAAATTATTGATGCCGCCAAAGCATTGATTCGGAAAATTGATTACGTTGGTGTTTTGTGCGTTGAGTTTTTTGTACTTAAGAGTGGCGATATTGTGGCGAATGAAATTGCACCACGTCCACACAACTCAGGCCACTACACGATGGATGCCTGTGTGAGTAGTCAGTTTGAGCAACAGGTGCGAAGCATGGCGCGCTTACCTTTAGGCGATACTCGTCTGCTAGCACCCGTCTCCATGCTGAATCTACTGGGAGACCTGTGGTACGAGGGTAGCGAAGATCAGGCAAGAGAGCCTGCATGGAACAAGGTACTTTCTCATCCAGATGCGAAGCTGCATTTATATGGTAAATCTGATCCGCGGATGGGTCGCAAGATGGGGCATATTAATTGTGTAGGCGAGTCACTGAATCAAGCCCGTCAAAATTGTGCAGCCGTTGCCCTTGAATTAGGGATTGAGCCCTAG
- the purE gene encoding 5-(carboxyamino)imidazole ribonucleotide mutase, with product MSNKPIVGIVMGSNSDWDTMQHAAQMLEQFGIAHEAKVVSAHRMPDDMFHYAENAAKNGLRAIIAGAGGAAHLPGMLASKTIVPIYGVPVASKYLRGEDSLYSIVQMPKGIPVATFAIGEAGAANAALHVIANLAVNDPTLAKQLEEFRAKQSDTARSMKLPGYS from the coding sequence ATGAGTAATAAGCCAATAGTCGGAATAGTGATGGGCTCCAATTCGGATTGGGACACCATGCAACATGCTGCTCAAATGCTGGAGCAATTTGGTATTGCTCATGAGGCTAAAGTAGTTTCCGCTCATCGTATGCCTGACGATATGTTTCACTATGCTGAGAATGCGGCTAAAAACGGGCTAAGGGCCATTATTGCTGGTGCTGGTGGTGCTGCCCATTTACCCGGCATGCTTGCCTCTAAAACGATCGTTCCCATTTACGGCGTTCCCGTTGCCAGTAAGTATCTGCGTGGCGAAGACTCTCTTTATTCCATTGTGCAGATGCCTAAAGGTATTCCGGTGGCGACATTTGCCATTGGTGAAGCCGGTGCAGCAAATGCAGCGCTCCACGTGATTGCCAATTTAGCTGTCAATGATCCTACCTTAGCAAAGCAGTTAGAAGAATTTCGTGCGAAGCAGTCTGATACTGCTCGCTCAATGAAATTGCCGGGATATTCATAA
- a CDS encoding phosphoribosylaminoimidazolesuccinocarboxamide synthase, whose amino-acid sequence MPALYATSIKSLPLLSKGKVRDVYALGEDKLLMITTDRLSAFDVVMGQPIPEKGIVLNQMANFWFDKLANVIPNHLTGIDPEGVVSVDEVDQVKGRAVVAKRLKPIMVEAVVRGYLAGSGWKDYKETGKVCGIALPVDLENAQKLPEPIFTPAAKAEMGEHDENISFDQVVEMIGENLANQIRDVSIRLYKEASDYAATRGIIIADTKFEFGLDDAGQLVLMDEILTADSSRFWPAETYYVGSNPPSYDKQFVRDWLETAMLDGKPWSKTAPAPALPADVIDKTAEKYREALTRLTKA is encoded by the coding sequence ATGCCAGCTTTGTACGCTACCTCTATCAAGTCCCTACCTTTGCTTTCTAAAGGAAAGGTGCGCGATGTTTATGCGCTTGGAGAAGATAAATTGCTAATGATCACTACGGATCGCTTATCTGCCTTTGACGTAGTGATGGGTCAGCCGATTCCTGAAAAGGGTATTGTGCTCAATCAAATGGCCAACTTTTGGTTTGATAAGTTAGCCAATGTGATTCCCAATCATTTGACTGGTATTGATCCAGAAGGTGTAGTGTCTGTTGATGAGGTTGATCAAGTTAAAGGCCGTGCGGTAGTGGCCAAAAGACTCAAGCCAATCATGGTTGAGGCGGTGGTGCGCGGATATCTAGCTGGCAGTGGTTGGAAGGATTACAAAGAGACTGGCAAGGTTTGCGGTATTGCATTGCCAGTAGACTTAGAAAATGCCCAAAAGTTACCTGAGCCAATCTTCACTCCTGCTGCAAAAGCAGAAATGGGTGAGCATGATGAGAACATCTCTTTTGACCAAGTGGTTGAGATGATTGGAGAGAATTTAGCCAATCAAATTCGTGATGTCAGTATTCGTTTGTACAAAGAAGCTTCTGACTATGCTGCGACTCGCGGAATCATTATTGCGGACACCAAGTTTGAGTTTGGCTTAGATGACGCCGGACAGCTGGTGCTCATGGATGAAATCCTTACCGCCGACTCTTCCCGCTTTTGGCCTGCTGAAACCTATTATGTGGGCTCCAATCCACCTTCCTATGACAAGCAGTTTGTCCGAGATTGGCTTGAAACAGCGATGCTAGATGGCAAGCCTTGGTCAAAAACAGCCCCAGCACCTGCTTTACCAGCTGATGTGATTGATAAAACCGCGGAAAAGTACCGCGAAGCCTTGACTCGCTTAACTAAGGCCTAA
- the fba gene encoding class II fructose-bisphosphate aldolase (catalyzes the reversible aldol condensation of dihydroxyacetonephosphate and glyceraldehyde 3-phosphate in the Calvin cycle, glycolysis, and/or gluconeogenesis), with amino-acid sequence MALVSLRQLLDHAAENGYGLPAFNVNNLEQVTAIMEAAHEADSPVIMQASAGARKYAGESFLRHLISAAVEAYPHIPVVMHQDHGQSPAVCMAAIKSGFTSVMMDGSLEADGKSVASYEYNVDVSREVVKFSHSIGVTVEAELGVLGSLETMQGDKEDGHGADGKMTREQLLTDVEQAADFVKATQCDALAIAIGTSHGAYKFTKKPTGDILAIERIKEIHTRIPNTHLVMHGSSSVPQELLAEIREFGGDMKETYGVPVEEIQEGIKNGVRKINIDTDIRLAMTGAIRRYMFENPSKFDPRDYLKPAREAAKKVCIARFNAFGSSGQASKIKPIPLEKMAELYKSGKLAQIVN; translated from the coding sequence ATGGCTTTAGTATCTTTACGACAACTCTTGGATCACGCTGCTGAAAATGGCTACGGCTTACCAGCGTTTAACGTTAACAATTTAGAGCAAGTTACGGCGATTATGGAGGCTGCACATGAAGCGGATTCTCCAGTAATCATGCAAGCTTCTGCTGGTGCGCGTAAATATGCTGGCGAATCCTTCTTACGCCACTTGATTTCTGCAGCAGTTGAGGCATATCCACATATTCCAGTTGTGATGCATCAAGATCATGGTCAAAGCCCAGCAGTGTGTATGGCAGCGATAAAGAGTGGTTTTACTAGTGTGATGATGGATGGCTCTTTGGAGGCTGATGGCAAATCAGTTGCCAGTTATGAATATAACGTCGATGTATCTAGAGAAGTGGTGAAGTTCTCCCATTCTATTGGGGTTACTGTTGAGGCTGAGTTGGGGGTTCTCGGTTCACTAGAGACGATGCAAGGCGATAAAGAAGATGGTCATGGTGCTGATGGCAAGATGACACGTGAGCAGTTATTGACTGATGTTGAGCAAGCAGCTGATTTTGTAAAAGCGACTCAGTGCGATGCCCTCGCAATCGCAATTGGTACAAGTCATGGCGCTTATAAATTTACTAAGAAACCGACAGGCGATATCTTGGCAATAGAGCGTATTAAGGAAATTCATACTCGCATTCCGAATACCCATTTAGTAATGCACGGTTCATCTAGTGTCCCGCAAGAGCTGCTTGCAGAGATTCGTGAGTTTGGTGGGGATATGAAGGAAACCTATGGTGTGCCTGTTGAAGAAATTCAAGAGGGCATTAAGAACGGCGTGCGCAAGATTAATATCGATACCGATATCCGCCTTGCAATGACCGGTGCTATCCGTCGTTATATGTTCGAGAATCCAAGCAAGTTTGATCCCCGTGACTACCTCAAGCCTGCACGTGAGGCTGCCAAGAAGGTCTGCATTGCACGCTTCAATGCCTTTGGCAGCTCAGGTCAAGCATCCAAAATTAAGCCGATTCCTTTGGAGAAGATGGCCGAGCTATACAAGAGCGGCAAATTAGCCCAGATCGTGAATTGA